From the Companilactobacillus ginsenosidimutans genome, the window ATGAGGAAGGATTATTTGAAGAGGACGGATATAACGAATATGGAGTTGGAATGAGTGCAACTGAGAGTGCATATTCCAATCAGACTGTTCTTGGAGTTGATCCTTTAGTTGAGAATGGGGTTAGTGAAGAGGCAATGTTGACTGTGGTGTTGCCATACGTTAAGACTGCACGTGAGGGTGTTAAGCGTTTAGGCGAAATTGTTGAAAAACATGGTACTTCGGAAACAAACGGTGTTTTGTTCTCTGATCAAAATGAAGTTTGGTATTTTGAAAATGGCTCTGGCCATTATTGGGTTGCTCAACGAATTCCTGACGACTGCTATGCTGTTGTCGCAAATCAATTGGCGATTCAAGAAATAGATTTTTCTGATACAGATAATTTCATGTTCAAAAGTGATATTCAGGAATTTGTTAATGATTATAATTTGAATCCAAATCCGGAAGGATTTAACTTTAGAAAAATATTTGGAACAAGTGATATGTCGGATGCTATTTATAGCACACCACGAGTTTGGTGGGGGCAACAAGAATTTTCAGGGAAGACTGACGAAAGTCCTGAGAGCCAAGAGCTTTCATTTATCAAGAAACCTAATCGATTGTTGAGTATTGATGATGTCCAATATTATCTGAGTTCGCATTTTCAAGGTACTGAATTTGATCCATTGAATAAGTCTGAGAATAATAAACGTTATCGTCCAATTAGCCTTGCAAAAACTCAAGAATCGCATGTTTTACAAACCAGACCTGATTTGAAACCAGAGATTGCATGTATCCAGTGGCTTTCTATGGGCGTTTCTTCTCAAAGTATTTATGTGCCATTTTATATGGGAATAAATGATACTCCTGAAGAGTACAAAATCGGTGGACTTCCATATGATGACAAATCAGCTTATTGGACATACAAATTAGCTGGTATATTGCTGGATGGCCATTATCAAGAACTAGGTAAGATGTATCAAGATACACAAAAGAATATTAATATCACATTACGTCAAATGTTGCGTGATTTTGATATTAAGGCATTAGGTCAAGATGAAGAACAACTACCACAGTTTTTAACTGATGCTTCTAATAAAATGGCAGAAACTGCATTAACTTCATATAAGGAGTTAATCGCCAAACTGATTACTAGCTCAACCGATTTTTCATCATTGAATTTTAAAACGGATATGAATTTATAATATTGTAAGAGGGAATAGGGGAATTTTGAATTATGAATGACAGTAATTCGACGAAAAAAACCATCACAATGGTCGGTCTGATCATGATGATTTTTACGTCAGTATTTGGTTTTGCTAACACTACAGTTGCTTATGAGCAAATGGGATTAGCAAGTATTATTTGGTATTTATTTGCGGCAGTGTTCTTCTTCCTGCCAGTTGGATTTATGATGGCAGAATATGGTTCTGCGTTTAATGAAGCTAAGGGTGGTATTTACTCTTGGATCGAAGGTGCCGTTGGCGCAAGATTAGCTTTCACAGGGACATTCATTTGGTTAGCTTCATGGGAAGTTTGGTTAGTTTCAACCGCTTCAAAAGTTTGGATTCCAATGTCTACATTTTTTGCTGGACATGATACGACACAGAGCTGGCATTTAGGTAGCTTGACATCAACTCAAACTATCGGTTTACTTGCTGTTTTGTGGATTATCTTTGTTACATTTACTGCATCACTAGGTATGGATAAGATTTCTAAAATTTCATCACTTGGTGGAACAATGATGATTATTTTAAATGTTATTTTCTTTGGACTTAGTATTGCCATGATTTTCTTATCAGGTTTTCACATGGCAGAACCTGTTCATGGTATTAGCACTTTTGTTCAATCAGCTAATCCAGAGTTTTCGTCACCAATAGGAATGGTTTCATTTATCGTTTATGCAATCTTTGCATATGGTGGTATGGAATCCATGGGTGGTGTCACGGATAGTATGAAGAATCCTAAACGTGATTTTCCACGTGGTATTTTAATTTCCGCCGGAATTATTGCTGTCTTGTATTCTTTGACAATTTTATTCTGG encodes:
- a CDS encoding C69 family dipeptidase; amino-acid sequence: MTLEYNKNSLSACTSILVGKKASIGGSTMIGRNEDAKPSWPKHFVVHEFEKFTEHQKFVSKDNGFEMKLPDVRYKYTATPEWTDEEGLFEEDGYNEYGVGMSATESAYSNQTVLGVDPLVENGVSEEAMLTVVLPYVKTAREGVKRLGEIVEKHGTSETNGVLFSDQNEVWYFENGSGHYWVAQRIPDDCYAVVANQLAIQEIDFSDTDNFMFKSDIQEFVNDYNLNPNPEGFNFRKIFGTSDMSDAIYSTPRVWWGQQEFSGKTDESPESQELSFIKKPNRLLSIDDVQYYLSSHFQGTEFDPLNKSENNKRYRPISLAKTQESHVLQTRPDLKPEIACIQWLSMGVSSQSIYVPFYMGINDTPEEYKIGGLPYDDKSAYWTYKLAGILLDGHYQELGKMYQDTQKNINITLRQMLRDFDIKALGQDEEQLPQFLTDASNKMAETALTSYKELIAKLITSSTDFSSLNFKTDMNL
- the yjeM gene encoding glutamate/gamma-aminobutyrate family transporter YjeM, translated to MNDSNSTKKTITMVGLIMMIFTSVFGFANTTVAYEQMGLASIIWYLFAAVFFFLPVGFMMAEYGSAFNEAKGGIYSWIEGAVGARLAFTGTFIWLASWEVWLVSTASKVWIPMSTFFAGHDTTQSWHLGSLTSTQTIGLLAVLWIIFVTFTASLGMDKISKISSLGGTMMIILNVIFFGLSIAMIFLSGFHMAEPVHGISTFVQSANPEFSSPIGMVSFIVYAIFAYGGMESMGGVTDSMKNPKRDFPRGILISAGIIAVLYSLTILFWGISANWHDVIGKSGVNLGNITYVMMSNLGYTFGTHIGMSASAATVLGAWLARFTALDMFILYMGAFFVLIYSPLKSFILGTPKDFWPKRVTKLNDKGMPANAMWMQAIFVIVIILAVDFLGGRNAKNLYGILTLMANVATSVPYLFLVGAFPFFSINDDIEKPYQFFKNKKFMWATSILVFLVVLFAIIFTLLEPIIEHQYMDAFWTILGPVAFGAIALILYGAYARKQRNKNLN